The following is a genomic window from Staphylococcus capitis subsp. capitis.
TAACCAATCGTTATACGTATCGGTAGTTACAATTCCACATTTTTTCCCTTCTAGAATAACTGAACCAGCTGGGATAAACTTTTTTTGTTTACTCGTATGGTTAACATATAACTTTTTATGCATGCCGGTTAAATATGGAAACCCTGGAGAATACCCCATCATTGAAACAAAGTAGTTTGCCTCAGTATGTAATTGAATAAAATCATTTAATTTCAGTTTAAGATGCTTTAATAATTCTGGGAGATCTGGACCAAACTCATCACCATATACGATAGGTACTTCAATGAGATGTTGTTCTCCTTCATGATGATTAATCTCCATTTGTATTGAATCAATTAAAGCTTTCATATATAGAAATGGTGATTGGATATTGTGATGTTTAATCATGTCTCTAGCATCATAGCAAATCATCAAATCAGATTCTGTAGGTACAATTTCAGTAATAAATGGATATGCTTTATCAATTAAATATGATCTTAATGCTAATAAATCCTCTGTAAGGTTTTGAGATACATCTTTTTCAATAAATACAACAATAGCTTGGTCGCCTTGACTGTATATTTTCATATTTCCACCTCTTACAAATTAGTGATGATAAAACACATTCATTAAATCAATGACATGCGGCATCAACGATTTTATAAAAAGGTAAACCAGTAGACATGCACATACGCTAGTTATCGTCGCACAAATTCGTGCGTGAAGTACTTTATCTTGCGATAACAATTTTTGAACAATATATTTATTTAAAATTGCAAGCACAACTAAGATAACTAACCATAAGATTGTCATAGGCTACCTCTTCTTTTAAATATTCAAAATTTCTTTCATATTAATTTTATAGATAAATTTTGACATCGGCAACCTCTCGTAAACTATTGATTAAATAGACATTAATTTGTTTTCTTTGTATTTTCTTTTTAAACTCATCTATCTTAATATCTTTAGTTTTTAATTTACCTTGATCAATAAGTGATTGACGCATACAACCTCGTAGAAAATCATCATTATAACAGGGCGTGTACCATTCATTTCCTTCCTCGATCATAATGTTACCAATATCAAATTCCAAAATTTTTCCAGCTTCATCATATAATAGTATTAAATCTGTTTCATGACTATGCTCTAAATAACGACGTTCAGAAGTTTTATTTACTATAATCGATTCGTTTACTAGATGTGATCTTTGAACCAATCGAGCTGTAAAAGTTGTTTTATCTGCTACTGGTGCGAGTACATAATTTAATTGCCCATTTTTTTCTAAAGTTAACTTCAAACGATATTTGCCATTTGTATAAGTCGTCTTTATTAATTGAGTTAAATCATACCAATGTTGTTGATCAAAATTAAATTTTAACTGTTCACTCGATTTTGTAAGTCTTTTTAAATGATAATCTTCTCTAGAAATATAACCATCTTCGAGTTTCATTGTTTCAAATAATTGCATCTTACAAATTCTCCAAAATTTTAGTTTTAGCGTGAAATTCTTGAACCTCATTTTCAGGAATAGAATCAATCGTAATACCTGCACCTACGCCATAGATTGCACATTGATTTCTATACTCAATAGTACGTATAGGAATATTAAAAACCATACGCCCTTCTGGTAATAACATACCTATCGTTCCACAATAAATTGAGCGAGGAGATGACTCTAATTGTTCAATATATTTCATGGTACTTAATTTAGGTGCGCCTGTAATTGATCCACAAGGAAATAATGCATTAAAGATGTTTATAAGCTTCGTTTCCGATTCTAACTGTCCAGTAACCATGCTCGTCATTTGAAATACTGTGTTATAACATTCAATCATAAATGGTTTATATACATTAACCGTGCCACTTTGTGAAATTCGAGCAATATCATTTCTTAACAAGTCTACGATCATCACATTTTCGGCTCTATCTTTATTGGAATGCTTTAATTTATTAAATAATATTTTGTCTTCATCTGAAGTTTGACCTCTGGGCATAGTTCCTTTCATAGGTTTACTGACAATGACATTGTTCTTACCTCTAAAATCCCCTTTTTGAAAAAATAATTCTGGAGAAATAGATGCAACTTTTATTTCTGGTG
Proteins encoded in this region:
- a CDS encoding carboxyltransferase domain-containing protein, translated to MKIYSQGDQAIVVFIEKDVSQNLTEDLLALRSYLIDKAYPFITEIVPTESDLMICYDARDMIKHHNIQSPFLYMKALIDSIQMEINHHEGEQHLIEVPIVYGDEFGPDLPELLKHLKLKLNDFIQLHTEANYFVSMMGYSPGFPYLTGMHKKLYVNHTSKQKKFIPAGSVILEGKKCGIVTTDTYNDWLVIGYTPLQLFFPDQEDFTLFKLGDNVTFKAKEKNDIKLGDFKHVNHN
- a CDS encoding aminotransferase class IV, whose translation is MQLFETMKLEDGYISREDYHLKRLTKSSEQLKFNFDQQHWYDLTQLIKTTYTNGKYRLKLTLEKNGQLNYVLAPVADKTTFTARLVQRSHLVNESIIVNKTSERRYLEHSHETDLILLYDEAGKILEFDIGNIMIEEGNEWYTPCYNDDFLRGCMRQSLIDQGKLKTKDIKIDEFKKKIQRKQINVYLINSLREVADVKIYL
- the pabB gene encoding aminodeoxychorismate synthase component I; amino-acid sequence: MHVEFNYRYYEDEDSYTDYHLLMEECLDSEIAYSIEDVGNVVHFAENEQQKGHYVALYLTYEAAPYFNKHMCVNMLPETNILAAAYAFKCGKKLGRNSPQRYTSTNNHLSHHFNFIESDVEMINKIKHVQDAIVDGDTYQVNYTTRLMSDIQLPIKEVYDKLNNQQNGSYTALIDTPEIKVASISPELFFQKGDFRGKNNVIVSKPMKGTMPRGQTSDEDKILFNKLKHSNKDRAENVMIVDLLRNDIARISQSGTVNVYKPFMIECYNTVFQMTSMVTGQLESETKLINIFNALFPCGSITGAPKLSTMKYIEQLESSPRSIYCGTIGMLLPEGRMVFNIPIRTIEYRNQCAIYGVGAGITIDSIPENEVQEFHAKTKILENL